One part of the Astatotilapia calliptera chromosome 9, fAstCal1.2, whole genome shotgun sequence genome encodes these proteins:
- the LOC113029438 gene encoding leucine-rich repeat-containing protein 14 isoform X2: protein MPKDLYRALLEAAFSTCRPLAVGELVQRWPELTLRVGGRRKPGQTAPNRLCIQSMLLGVVRGLTDHRCALEVLDLCGVQGDEGGMGDPMGGWSLTVALCTMVLKARVRTRRPQRTRREQKKERDQERKRISALERERDLKRERGQKKRDGELNSNESTNVGERTESSGSVSEEDLSKGVRRRMEIERKRERTVLGSSERDSEEKEMDRDVVVHVRADLFVNGRSWERVHSALSTSGPLKLQCRYLRVEEISVPSISILLDLLPRRGLLGVDIRYSSLGVAGLAELLPLLSTFPALKSLRLHYCNLDFRRVHPSQSEALGELSQGLARLQELRHLSLTALRLPGQLRVLLSSLPQPLEILELPYLSLSPADFAYLSCSHHTSTLQQLDLSENRLDENTLPSIRRLLSQASGSLQHLSLSGCGLTDGLLGLLLPSLGGCRALKSLALALNPLSMAGLMDLVKMAVRMPSLRQLLYPNPLEDYQPGLPDLPSSAQLLDWPLDETSDINLTSNKLNRVLIDNGRSDIFLTCDLLNYDKDMVA, encoded by the exons ATGCCCAAAGATCTGTACAGAGCACTGCTGGAGGCCGCCTTCTCCACCTGCAGACCGCTGGCTGTGGGAGAGCTGGTGCAGCGGTGGCCTGAGCTCACACTGCGGGTCGGAGGTCGGAGGAAACCGGGACAAACTGCGCCAAATCGACTCTGTATTCAGTCTATGTTGCTTGGTGTGGTTAGAGGACTGACAGACCACAG GTGTGCACTGGAAGTCTTGGACCTCTGTGGAGTGCAAGGAGATGAAGGAGGAATGGGGGACCCGATGGGAGGCTGGTCTCTGACAGTAGCTCTTTGCACCATGGTCCTTAAGGCCAGAGTTAGGACAAGAAGGCCACAAAGGACACGAAgggaacagaagaaagaaagagaccaGGAGAGAAAACGGATCTCAGCTCTGGAAAGGGAGAgggatttaaaaagagagaggggaCAGAAGAAAAGAGATGGGGAACTAAACAGTAATGAGTCAACCAATGTTGGTGAGAGGACTGAATCTTCAGGGTCTGTGAGTGAAGAAGACCTAAGTAAAGGAGTCAGGAGGAGGATGGAGattgagaggaaaagagagaggaCAGTATTAGGGAGCAGTGAGAGGGACTCTGAAGAAAAAGAGATGGATCGTGATGTGGTGGTGCATGTGAGAGCTGATCTTTTTGTTAATGGCCGCTCTTGGGAGCGTGTTCACTCAGCTCTGAGCACATCTGGACCTCTAAAGCTTCAGTGCAGATACCTGCGTGTGGAAGAGATTTCAGTGCCAAGTATCAGTATTCTGCTAGATCTGCTCCCCCGCAGAGGACTTCTGGGCGTCGACATACGCTACAGCAGCCTTGGGGTGGCTGGCTTGGCTgaactgctgcctctgctctcCACATTTCCTGCACTAAAATCCCTTCGCCTGCACTACTGTAACCTGGATTTTCGCAGAGTCCATCCCAGCCAGTCAGAGGCACTGGGGGAGCTGTCGCAGGGTCTGGCACGCCTGCAGGAACTGCGACACCTCAGCCTCACTGCACTGCGCCTGCCTGGTCAGCTCCGTGTGTTGCTCAG CTCTCTGCCTCAGCCTCTGGAGATCTTGGAGCTCCCCTATTTGTCCCTGAGTCCAGCTGACTTTGCCTATCTGTCCTGCAGTCATCACACTTCCACGCTACAGCAGCTGGATCTAAGCGAAAACCGTCTGGATGAAAACACTCTGCCTTCCATTCGCCGCCTCCTCTCCCAGGCTTCGGGCAGCCTGCAGCACCTGTCTTTAAGCGGTTGTGGTCTGACTGATGGCCTGCTGGGGCTCTTGTTGCCCTCACTAGGAGGTTGCCGGGCCCTCAAGAGCTTGGCTCTGGCATTGAACCCGCTCTCCATGGCTGGTCTCATGGACTTGGTGAAGATGGCTGTAAGAATGCCCTCCCTACGACAGCTACTGTACCCCAACCCCCTGGAGGACTACCAGCCAGGCCTTCCCGACCTGCCCTCCAGTGCTCAGCTCTTAGACTGGCCTCTAGATGAAACCTCAGACATCAACCTGACCAGCAACAAGCTCAACAGGGTTCTGATCGACAATGGACGCTCTGACATCTTTCTGACCTGTGACTTGCTGAATTATGATAAAGACATGGTGGCATAA
- the LOC113029438 gene encoding leucine-rich repeat-containing protein 14 isoform X1 has translation MVLSLLSLCAKEVVRDHSSSHSWLRWMPKDLYRALLEAAFSTCRPLAVGELVQRWPELTLRVGGRRKPGQTAPNRLCIQSMLLGVVRGLTDHRCALEVLDLCGVQGDEGGMGDPMGGWSLTVALCTMVLKARVRTRRPQRTRREQKKERDQERKRISALERERDLKRERGQKKRDGELNSNESTNVGERTESSGSVSEEDLSKGVRRRMEIERKRERTVLGSSERDSEEKEMDRDVVVHVRADLFVNGRSWERVHSALSTSGPLKLQCRYLRVEEISVPSISILLDLLPRRGLLGVDIRYSSLGVAGLAELLPLLSTFPALKSLRLHYCNLDFRRVHPSQSEALGELSQGLARLQELRHLSLTALRLPGQLRVLLSSLPQPLEILELPYLSLSPADFAYLSCSHHTSTLQQLDLSENRLDENTLPSIRRLLSQASGSLQHLSLSGCGLTDGLLGLLLPSLGGCRALKSLALALNPLSMAGLMDLVKMAVRMPSLRQLLYPNPLEDYQPGLPDLPSSAQLLDWPLDETSDINLTSNKLNRVLIDNGRSDIFLTCDLLNYDKDMVA, from the exons ATGGTGCTTTCCTTGTTGAGCCTTTGTGCCAAGGAGGTGGTTCGTGACCACAGCTCGTCGCATTCCTGGCTGAGGTGGATGCCCAAAGATCTGTACAGAGCACTGCTGGAGGCCGCCTTCTCCACCTGCAGACCGCTGGCTGTGGGAGAGCTGGTGCAGCGGTGGCCTGAGCTCACACTGCGGGTCGGAGGTCGGAGGAAACCGGGACAAACTGCGCCAAATCGACTCTGTATTCAGTCTATGTTGCTTGGTGTGGTTAGAGGACTGACAGACCACAG GTGTGCACTGGAAGTCTTGGACCTCTGTGGAGTGCAAGGAGATGAAGGAGGAATGGGGGACCCGATGGGAGGCTGGTCTCTGACAGTAGCTCTTTGCACCATGGTCCTTAAGGCCAGAGTTAGGACAAGAAGGCCACAAAGGACACGAAgggaacagaagaaagaaagagaccaGGAGAGAAAACGGATCTCAGCTCTGGAAAGGGAGAgggatttaaaaagagagaggggaCAGAAGAAAAGAGATGGGGAACTAAACAGTAATGAGTCAACCAATGTTGGTGAGAGGACTGAATCTTCAGGGTCTGTGAGTGAAGAAGACCTAAGTAAAGGAGTCAGGAGGAGGATGGAGattgagaggaaaagagagaggaCAGTATTAGGGAGCAGTGAGAGGGACTCTGAAGAAAAAGAGATGGATCGTGATGTGGTGGTGCATGTGAGAGCTGATCTTTTTGTTAATGGCCGCTCTTGGGAGCGTGTTCACTCAGCTCTGAGCACATCTGGACCTCTAAAGCTTCAGTGCAGATACCTGCGTGTGGAAGAGATTTCAGTGCCAAGTATCAGTATTCTGCTAGATCTGCTCCCCCGCAGAGGACTTCTGGGCGTCGACATACGCTACAGCAGCCTTGGGGTGGCTGGCTTGGCTgaactgctgcctctgctctcCACATTTCCTGCACTAAAATCCCTTCGCCTGCACTACTGTAACCTGGATTTTCGCAGAGTCCATCCCAGCCAGTCAGAGGCACTGGGGGAGCTGTCGCAGGGTCTGGCACGCCTGCAGGAACTGCGACACCTCAGCCTCACTGCACTGCGCCTGCCTGGTCAGCTCCGTGTGTTGCTCAG CTCTCTGCCTCAGCCTCTGGAGATCTTGGAGCTCCCCTATTTGTCCCTGAGTCCAGCTGACTTTGCCTATCTGTCCTGCAGTCATCACACTTCCACGCTACAGCAGCTGGATCTAAGCGAAAACCGTCTGGATGAAAACACTCTGCCTTCCATTCGCCGCCTCCTCTCCCAGGCTTCGGGCAGCCTGCAGCACCTGTCTTTAAGCGGTTGTGGTCTGACTGATGGCCTGCTGGGGCTCTTGTTGCCCTCACTAGGAGGTTGCCGGGCCCTCAAGAGCTTGGCTCTGGCATTGAACCCGCTCTCCATGGCTGGTCTCATGGACTTGGTGAAGATGGCTGTAAGAATGCCCTCCCTACGACAGCTACTGTACCCCAACCCCCTGGAGGACTACCAGCCAGGCCTTCCCGACCTGCCCTCCAGTGCTCAGCTCTTAGACTGGCCTCTAGATGAAACCTCAGACATCAACCTGACCAGCAACAAGCTCAACAGGGTTCTGATCGACAATGGACGCTCTGACATCTTTCTGACCTGTGACTTGCTGAATTATGATAAAGACATGGTGGCATAA